Proteins encoded by one window of Planctomycetia bacterium:
- the rplD gene encoding 50S ribosomal protein L4, translating into MASLPIYNRSGSQVGSYEIDPTDLAPRINKQLLHEVVVMYQANKRFGTAKTKSRAEVAGSTKKMYRQKGTGNARAGGRRSPVRRGGGHTFAKRPRDWYFRLPRKAVQLATRMAFASKIISEQVVVIDELKFAAPKTKEMYSILKALKCDGASLLVTTAAYDKLVYMSARNIDKVSVLHVADLNALSILQPRKLLVTREALDAIKQRAAAKSA; encoded by the coding sequence ATGGCTAGTTTGCCGATTTATAATCGCTCGGGCTCGCAAGTCGGTAGCTACGAGATCGACCCGACCGATCTCGCGCCGAGAATCAATAAGCAGTTGTTGCACGAAGTCGTCGTGATGTACCAAGCGAACAAGCGGTTCGGTACGGCGAAGACGAAGAGTCGTGCGGAAGTTGCCGGTTCGACGAAGAAGATGTATCGCCAAAAGGGAACGGGCAACGCTCGTGCCGGTGGTCGTCGCAGTCCGGTTCGACGTGGTGGTGGTCACACGTTCGCCAAGCGTCCGCGCGACTGGTACTTCCGCTTGCCGCGTAAGGCCGTGCAGCTGGCGACTCGGATGGCATTTGCCTCGAAGATCATCAGCGAGCAGGTCGTAGTGATCGACGAGTTGAAGTTCGCCGCTCCGAAGACGAAGGAAATGTATTCGATCTTGAAGGCCTTGAAGTGCGACGGTGCGAGCTTGTTGGTGACGACTGCCGCTTACGACAAGCTGGTGTATATGAGCGCTCGCAACATCGACAAGGTTTCCGTGTTGCATGTCGCCGACTTGAATGCCTTGAGCATTCTTCAGCCACGTAAGTTGCTTGTGACGCGCGAAGCATTGGACGCGATCAAGCAGCGTGCGGCCGCGAAGTCGGCATAG